The following coding sequences lie in one Primulina huaijiensis isolate GDHJ02 chromosome 2, ASM1229523v2, whole genome shotgun sequence genomic window:
- the LOC140970987 gene encoding putative clathrin assembly protein At4g40080 codes for MGKIYTLRNLIGIIKDKASLSKAAILSNPTAATLHQAVLRATTHAPPSAYDDIHFNSLLVLGDSSRATASAIITALMDRLHRTRNTIVALKCLLIIHHIIKRGPFILQDQLSIFPANGGYNYLKLSAFRDSTTAATWGLSAWVRWYARYLETLLSTSRVLGYFLCSSSNSMVKEIQEQRIPSFLNLDLIKDMDSLVQLLEEICKVPDSLSPEDDRLIEEIVKLLYNDYLSTVNEIILRIEELKHRLNFLNFGDSVELICSLKRSQDCENRLSELYPMKKASIDTMRASIQEVKDAIGMLKIHREGGRSLGREKMSESARFEERVLSVGDSIHFQSGRFGKNELSTCHD; via the coding sequence ATGGGGAAAATATACACACTCAGGAATCTCATAGGAATCATCAAAGACAAAGCATCCTTATCCAAAGCCGCCATACTCTCGAACCCAACCGCCGCTACCCTCCACCAAGCCGTACTCCGCGCTACCACCCACGCGCCTCCATCCGCTTATGATGACATCCACTTCAATTCCCTGCTCGTCCTTGGCGACAGCTCACGCGCCACCGCATCCGCTATCATCACTGCCCTCATGGATCGCCTCCACCGCACCAGAAACACCATAGTCGCACTCAAATGCCTCCTAATCATTCACCACATCATCAAGCGGGGACCCTTTATCCTCCAGGATCAGCTCTCGATTTTCCCGGCCAACGGCGGGTATAATTACCTGAAACTCTCCGCCTTCCGCGACAGCACAACCGCAGCAACCTGGGGTCTCTCCGCGTGGGTGAGGTGGTATGCACGTTACCTCGAGACCCTCCTCTCTACTTCGAGGGTTTTGGGTTATTTTCTATGCTCATCTTCGAACAGCATGGTGAAAGAGATTCAAGAACAGAGAATCCCTTCTTTCTTGAACCTTGATCTGATCAAAGACATGGATTCTCTGGTTCAATTACTGGAAGAAATCTGCAAAGTACCAGATTCCCTCTCGCCGGAAGACGACAGATTAATCGAAGAAATCGTTAAACTACTATACAACGATTATCTCTCGACAGTCAACGAGATTATACTGAGAATCGAGGAGCTTAAGCACAGgttaaatttcttgaatttcggTGATTCCGTTGAGCTAATATGTTCTTTGAAAAGATCACAAGATTGTGAGAATAGATTATCCGAATTATATCCGATGAAAAAGGCTTCGATTGATACGATGCGAGCTTCGATTCAAGAAGTTAAAGATGCAATTGGGATGCTGAAAATTCACAGAGAAGGGGGGCGATCGCTCGGAAGAGAGAAGATGAGTGAGTCAGCTCGGTTTGAGGAGCGAGTTTTGAGTGTCGGTGACTCGATACATTTCCAATCCGGCAGGTTCGGGAAGAACGAGTTGTCCACTTGCCATGATTGA